CAACTGCCATCATTGTCTTGTCAGGCAGCATGGTTCGCAGCTTGGTTCTGCATCGCGTCCAGAACCTCATCGAGTGCGCGCACGGCGCCGTGTTGGAGATACTCTACCGCATTGAGCGAAGCCTGATGCGCCGCGAGACTGGATCCGGCGACGCAATCCTCTATCACCCGGCAGAAATAATCGCCTTGGTGGGCGTCGACGAAGGTGTAATGCACACAGACATCCGTCAACCCGCCAACCAGGATCAGGGTTTCAGCTTTCAGCCCCTTCAGCAGGATTTCCAGGTCGGTGCCGTAAAAAGCCGAATAGCGGCGTTTGGAAATGCGGTAGTCATCCGGACGCATGCCCAGCTCTTCTTCAGCGAAGTCCGTCAGCGGGTTGCTGTCGAGGCAATGCACATCCTCGTCGCCGTCGGTTTCGCGTCCCATGTCGATCAGGTTGGCGCGGTGGATTTCCTGTATGAAGATCACGGGTATGCCGACTTCGCGCGCCTTGTCGATGGCAACCTTTGAGCGCGCCATCCGCTCGGCATAGTCTGGCATGTGGGCGATGGCGCGTTTTTCATCGGGGATGGGCGCAAAGGTCGATTTCTGGATGTCGATGACGATCAAGGCTGCGCGACCTTCGATCAAATCGCGTTTTTTGGAGGTGGCCATGGGAATACCTTTCGATTTGTGTGAGTTCATGTGAATGTTTCGCTGTGCGCCAGGTCAGGCTGGCGCCGCGACTTTTGACGGCTTGGTCTCAATGCGCGGGCGCAAGTGGCCGAGAAATCGCTTTTCGGCCAGCTTGAACAGGATAGAGATCAGGAAGACGATGGCCATATAGAAGACC
The Yoonia sp. SS1-5 DNA segment above includes these coding regions:
- a CDS encoding cysteine hydrolase, which codes for MATSKKRDLIEGRAALIVIDIQKSTFAPIPDEKRAIAHMPDYAERMARSKVAIDKAREVGIPVIFIQEIHRANLIDMGRETDGDEDVHCLDSNPLTDFAEEELGMRPDDYRISKRRYSAFYGTDLEILLKGLKAETLILVGGLTDVCVHYTFVDAHQGDYFCRVIEDCVAGSSLAAHQASLNAVEYLQHGAVRALDEVLDAMQNQAANHAA